In the genome of Halobacterium noricense, one region contains:
- a CDS encoding mandelate racemase/muconate lactonizing enzyme family protein: MVDHAKLRDPNAEYTMRDLSAETMGISNERGGVRDAEITDVQTTMVDGNYPWILVRVYTDAGVVGTGESYWGGGDTAIIERMKPFLVGENPLDIDRLYEHLIQKMSGEGSISGKVVSAISGIEIALHDAAGKLLDVPAYQLVGGKYRDEVRVYCDLHTENEADPQACAAEAERVVENFGYDAIKFDLDVPSGHEKDRANRHLRNPEIDHKVEIVKATTEAVGDKADVAFDCHWSFTGGSAKRLASELEEYDVWWLEDPVPPENHEVQEQVTKSTTTPIAVGENVYRKHGQRTLLEPQAVDIVAPDLPRVGGMRETRKIADLADMYYIPVAMHNVSSPIGTMASAHVGAAIPNSLALEYHSYELGWWEDLVEQDDLIEEGRMEIPEEPGLGLTLNFDAIEEHMVEGETLFDEA, translated from the coding sequence ATGGTCGATCACGCGAAGCTCCGCGACCCGAACGCGGAGTATACCATGCGGGACCTCTCCGCAGAAACGATGGGCATCTCCAACGAGCGCGGCGGTGTCCGCGACGCGGAGATTACGGACGTACAGACGACGATGGTCGACGGCAACTACCCGTGGATTCTGGTCCGCGTCTACACCGACGCGGGCGTCGTCGGCACCGGTGAATCCTACTGGGGCGGCGGCGACACCGCCATCATCGAGCGGATGAAGCCGTTCCTCGTCGGGGAGAACCCCCTCGACATCGACCGGCTCTACGAACACCTCATCCAGAAGATGAGCGGCGAGGGTTCTATCTCCGGAAAAGTCGTCTCCGCCATCTCCGGCATCGAAATCGCGCTCCACGACGCCGCTGGCAAGCTCCTCGACGTTCCGGCCTACCAGCTCGTCGGTGGGAAGTACCGCGACGAGGTCCGTGTCTACTGTGACCTCCACACCGAGAACGAGGCCGACCCGCAGGCCTGCGCCGCCGAGGCCGAGCGCGTCGTCGAGAACTTCGGTTACGACGCCATCAAGTTCGACCTCGACGTGCCCAGCGGCCACGAGAAGGACCGCGCGAACCGCCACCTCCGCAATCCCGAAATCGACCACAAGGTCGAAATCGTCAAAGCGACCACCGAGGCCGTCGGCGACAAGGCGGACGTCGCCTTCGACTGCCACTGGTCGTTCACCGGTGGCTCCGCGAAGCGCCTCGCCAGCGAACTCGAGGAGTACGACGTCTGGTGGCTCGAAGACCCCGTCCCCCCGGAGAACCACGAGGTGCAGGAGCAGGTGACGAAGTCCACGACGACGCCCATCGCGGTCGGCGAGAACGTCTACCGGAAGCACGGCCAGCGGACGCTGCTGGAGCCGCAGGCCGTCGACATCGTCGCGCCGGACCTGCCCCGCGTCGGCGGGATGCGCGAGACCCGCAAAATCGCGGACCTCGCCGACATGTACTACATCCCCGTGGCGATGCACAACGTCTCCTCGCCCATCGGGACGATGGCGTCCGCGCACGTCGGTGCCGCCATCCCGAACTCGCTGGCGCTGGAGTACCACTCCTACGAGCTCGGCTGGTGGGAGGACCTGGTCGAGCAGGACGACCTCATCGAGGAGGGCCGCATGGAGATTCCCGAGGAGCCGGGCCTCGGCCTGACCCTCAACTTCGACGCCATCGAGGAGCACATGGTCGAAGGCGAGACGCTGTTCGACGAAGCCTAA
- a CDS encoding glycoside hydrolase family 3 N-terminal domain-containing protein, with product MRTGSDGGVAETPTDRRVEQLLDRMAVEEKAAQLGSVNAEKLLNEDGTLDEAAVDEHLSNGIGHLTRIGGEGSLAPQEAAERTNELQEYLRKETRLGVPAIPHEECLSGYMGPEATTFPQMIGMASTWSPELLETVTDTIRDQLEAIGTVHALSPVLDIARDLRWGRVEETFGEDPYLVAAMACGYVDGLQGDGDGITATLKHFAGHGAGEGGKNRSSVNIGRRELRETHLFPFEAAIRTADAESVMNAYHDIDGIPCASDEWLLTDVLRGEWGFDGTVVSDYYSVEFLRSEHGVAADEREAGITAVEAGIDVELPYTDCYGEHLADAVEAGELSEATLDRAVRRVLRAKAEKGVLDDPTVDADAATEPFGTEEARELTTRAARESMTLLKNEDDLLPLVGEDTDAVAVVGPKADDAQELMGDYAYPAHYPEEEVELDATTPLDAVRERGDEHGFDVHYEQGCTTTGPDTDDFDAAAEAAEDADVVLAFVGARSAVDFSDSDRERVNMPSVATSGEGCDVVDLSLPGVQRALVEHVDETGTPVVTVVVSGKPHSIEAIAESVPAVLQAWLPGERGGEGVAEVLFGEHNPGGHLPVSIPRSVGQLPVHYSRKSNTANEEYVYTESDPLFPFGHGLSYTDFEYDDLSLSTTELAPAGTITAEVTVENTGDTAGHDVVQLYGSAQNPDQARPVQELVAFERVALDPGEAKRVSFEVDASQLAYHDRDMNLAVEEGPYEFRVGHSAADIVSTAAFEVTGTKEVPEGGRTYFTETDVGNAE from the coding sequence ATGCGAACTGGCTCAGACGGTGGTGTCGCCGAGACACCGACCGACCGACGCGTAGAGCAGCTCCTCGATCGGATGGCCGTCGAGGAGAAGGCTGCACAACTCGGCTCCGTGAACGCCGAGAAGCTCCTGAACGAGGACGGCACGCTCGACGAGGCGGCCGTCGACGAACACCTCTCGAACGGTATCGGCCACCTCACCCGTATTGGCGGCGAGGGGAGTCTCGCGCCACAGGAAGCGGCCGAACGGACGAACGAACTCCAGGAATACCTCCGCAAGGAGACACGACTCGGTGTTCCTGCTATCCCTCACGAGGAGTGTCTGAGCGGCTACATGGGTCCGGAAGCCACGACCTTCCCGCAGATGATCGGGATGGCGAGCACGTGGTCGCCGGAGCTCCTCGAAACGGTCACGGACACCATCCGCGACCAACTCGAAGCTATCGGCACCGTGCACGCGCTCTCCCCAGTCTTGGACATCGCCCGCGACCTCCGCTGGGGGCGCGTTGAGGAGACGTTCGGCGAAGACCCCTACCTGGTCGCCGCGATGGCCTGCGGATACGTCGACGGCCTGCAGGGCGACGGTGACGGCATCACCGCGACGCTCAAGCACTTCGCCGGTCACGGCGCTGGCGAGGGCGGGAAGAACCGGAGTTCCGTCAACATCGGCCGACGGGAACTCCGCGAGACCCACCTGTTTCCGTTCGAGGCTGCCATTCGCACGGCGGACGCCGAGTCCGTGATGAACGCCTACCACGACATCGACGGTATTCCGTGCGCCAGCGACGAGTGGCTGCTGACCGACGTGCTCCGCGGCGAGTGGGGCTTCGACGGGACCGTCGTCTCGGACTACTACAGCGTCGAGTTCCTCCGCAGCGAACACGGCGTCGCCGCCGACGAGCGCGAAGCCGGCATCACCGCCGTCGAAGCCGGCATCGACGTCGAACTTCCGTACACGGACTGCTACGGCGAACACCTCGCAGACGCCGTCGAAGCCGGCGAACTCTCGGAGGCGACGCTCGACCGTGCGGTCCGTCGCGTGCTACGTGCGAAAGCCGAGAAGGGCGTCCTCGACGACCCGACCGTCGACGCCGACGCCGCGACCGAGCCGTTCGGCACCGAGGAAGCCCGCGAACTCACGACGCGCGCCGCGCGCGAGTCGATGACGCTGCTGAAGAACGAAGACGACCTGCTCCCCCTGGTCGGCGAGGACACGGACGCCGTCGCGGTCGTCGGCCCGAAAGCCGACGACGCCCAGGAGCTCATGGGCGACTACGCGTACCCCGCCCACTACCCCGAAGAAGAGGTCGAACTCGACGCCACGACGCCGCTGGACGCGGTTCGCGAACGCGGCGACGAGCACGGCTTCGACGTCCACTACGAGCAGGGCTGCACGACGACCGGACCCGACACGGACGACTTCGACGCGGCCGCCGAGGCCGCCGAAGACGCCGACGTCGTGCTCGCGTTCGTCGGCGCGCGCTCGGCGGTCGACTTCTCGGACTCGGACCGCGAGCGCGTCAACATGCCCAGCGTCGCCACCAGTGGCGAGGGCTGTGACGTCGTTGACCTGAGCCTCCCCGGCGTGCAGCGCGCGCTCGTCGAGCACGTCGACGAGACTGGGACGCCGGTCGTGACGGTCGTCGTCAGCGGGAAACCCCACTCCATCGAGGCCATCGCCGAGTCGGTGCCCGCGGTCCTGCAGGCGTGGCTCCCCGGCGAGCGCGGTGGTGAGGGCGTCGCCGAGGTGCTGTTCGGCGAGCACAACCCCGGTGGCCACCTCCCGGTGTCGATTCCGCGGTCGGTCGGGCAGCTCCCGGTCCACTACAGCCGGAAGTCCAACACCGCTAACGAGGAGTACGTCTACACGGAGAGCGACCCGCTGTTTCCGTTCGGCCACGGGCTCAGCTACACGGACTTCGAGTACGACGACCTCTCGCTGTCAACGACTGAACTCGCGCCCGCAGGCACCATCACTGCCGAGGTGACCGTCGAGAACACGGGCGACACCGCGGGCCACGACGTCGTCCAACTGTACGGGAGCGCACAGAACCCCGACCAGGCACGTCCCGTACAGGAGCTGGTCGCGTTCGAGCGCGTCGCCCTCGACCCGGGTGAGGCCAAGCGCGTCAGCTTCGAAGTCGACGCCTCCCAGTTGGCGTACCACGACCGCGACATGAACCTCGCGGTCGAAGAAGGCCCCTACGAGTTCCGCGTCGGCCACTCCGCCGCGGACATCGTCTCGACGGCGGCCTTCGAGGTCACCGGCACGAAGGAAGTTCCCGAAGGCGGACGGACGTACTTCACGGAGACCGACGTCGGAAACGCAGAATAG
- a CDS encoding alpha-glucuronidase family glycosyl hydrolase, producing MNQYDDCWLRYERVADDDRRAAYRQRCSHAYVAEKSPECNAVRDELRRALPDLLGRDPHLWQHPPETTDGFLAIGTPDDMAMVADTVSRNEVESLTDGGYLLRSVTWNDADCLVVTAPTDRGLVYGTFHLLRLLSTREPIDDLDVREEPAHEHRLLNQWDTPFHRSVERGYGGESIFDWERLPDLRERYEDYARLLASVGVNGIVLNNVNTTKPPRESANEAFDAFEGWQLLESGRLEDLTGLASTFRRYGIRTYLSVNFAAPMLVGDLDTADPLDEDVREWWRQKADEVYDLIPDFGGFLVKADSEGQAGPYDYDRNHVDGANAIAQALEPHGGRVWWRAFVYGTHEDRAVQAYDTFEPLDGEFADNVTVQVKNGPIDFQPREPVSTLFGAMPETDLGLELQITQEYTGQGVHATYHLPMWAEVFDFDTHADGPGTPVSDLFRESGEGVVGVGNVGEDYNWTGHYLAQANLYAFGRVAWNPEADTDAVTEEWVRQTFGADEAVIETVADILHDSWEACIDYETGGLGLMHMMHNGEEYLENHYYPSPGEWPGYHGATEDGIGVDRTESGSGYTEQYRDPVAERFASVEDCPEQYLLFFHHLPWDHELADGTTVVQRLYDNCFAGVEEARRLRALWQDLEGSVDERRFRHVSERFDEQVAQAEQWRDVLTEYFYEYSGIPDEQGRIPAE from the coding sequence ATGAATCAGTACGACGACTGCTGGCTCCGATACGAGCGCGTCGCCGACGACGACCGACGCGCCGCGTATCGACAGCGGTGCAGCCACGCGTACGTCGCCGAAAAGTCGCCCGAGTGTAACGCGGTCAGGGACGAACTCCGCCGCGCGCTCCCGGACCTCCTCGGGCGAGACCCCCACCTCTGGCAGCACCCGCCCGAGACCACCGACGGCTTCCTCGCAATCGGCACGCCCGACGACATGGCGATGGTTGCCGACACCGTCTCCCGCAACGAGGTCGAATCGCTCACCGACGGCGGCTATCTGCTGCGCTCGGTCACGTGGAACGACGCGGACTGCCTCGTCGTCACCGCGCCGACCGACCGCGGCCTCGTCTACGGGACGTTCCACCTCCTGCGCCTGCTGAGCACGCGCGAGCCAATCGACGACCTCGACGTCCGCGAGGAGCCCGCCCACGAACACCGCCTGCTGAACCAGTGGGACACACCCTTCCACCGCTCCGTCGAGCGCGGGTACGGCGGCGAATCCATCTTCGATTGGGAGCGCCTGCCCGACCTCCGTGAACGCTACGAGGACTACGCGCGCCTGCTGGCGTCCGTCGGCGTCAACGGCATCGTCCTCAACAACGTCAACACGACGAAGCCCCCGCGGGAGAGCGCGAACGAAGCGTTCGACGCCTTCGAGGGCTGGCAACTGCTCGAATCCGGCCGACTCGAAGACCTCACGGGACTCGCGTCGACGTTCCGGCGGTACGGCATCCGGACGTACCTCTCGGTGAACTTCGCGGCGCCGATGCTCGTCGGCGACCTCGACACTGCCGACCCGCTCGACGAGGACGTCCGCGAGTGGTGGCGACAGAAGGCCGACGAAGTGTACGACCTGATTCCGGACTTCGGCGGCTTCCTCGTCAAAGCGGACTCGGAGGGTCAGGCTGGCCCCTACGACTACGACCGCAACCACGTCGACGGCGCGAACGCCATCGCGCAGGCACTGGAACCCCACGGTGGCCGCGTCTGGTGGCGGGCGTTCGTCTACGGCACCCACGAGGACCGCGCGGTGCAGGCCTACGACACGTTCGAGCCGCTGGACGGCGAGTTCGCGGACAACGTCACCGTCCAGGTGAAGAACGGCCCCATCGACTTCCAGCCCCGCGAGCCGGTGTCGACGCTGTTCGGCGCGATGCCCGAGACCGACCTCGGCCTCGAACTCCAGATTACCCAGGAGTACACCGGCCAGGGCGTCCACGCGACCTACCACCTCCCGATGTGGGCGGAGGTCTTCGACTTCGACACGCACGCGGACGGCCCGGGGACGCCCGTGAGCGACCTGTTCCGCGAGAGCGGCGAGGGCGTCGTCGGCGTCGGGAACGTCGGCGAGGACTACAACTGGACGGGACACTATCTCGCACAGGCGAACCTGTACGCGTTCGGGCGCGTCGCGTGGAATCCCGAGGCTGACACGGACGCGGTGACCGAGGAGTGGGTGCGACAGACGTTCGGTGCCGACGAGGCAGTCATCGAAACCGTCGCCGACATCCTGCACGACTCCTGGGAGGCCTGCATCGACTACGAGACTGGCGGCCTCGGCCTGATGCACATGATGCACAACGGCGAGGAGTACCTCGAAAACCACTACTACCCATCGCCGGGAGAATGGCCGGGCTACCACGGTGCCACCGAGGACGGCATCGGCGTCGACCGCACCGAGAGCGGGAGCGGGTACACAGAACAGTACCGCGACCCGGTCGCCGAGCGGTTCGCGTCCGTCGAGGACTGCCCCGAGCAGTACCTCCTGTTCTTCCACCACCTCCCGTGGGACCACGAACTCGCCGACGGGACCACCGTCGTCCAGCGCCTCTACGACAACTGCTTCGCGGGCGTCGAGGAAGCCCGTCGGCTCCGCGCGCTGTGGCAGGACCTCGAAGGCAGCGTCGACGAGCGGCGCTTCCGCCACGTCAGCGAGCGCTTCGACGAGCAGGTCGCGCAGGCCGAGCAGTGGCGGGACGTGCTCACGGAGTACTTCTACGAGTACTCGGGCATCCCCGACGAGCAGGGCCGCATCCCCGCCGAGTAG
- a CDS encoding ABC transporter substrate-binding protein, whose product MSADDGSDRYDHAVSRRKILSVAGASGLAALAGCSSGGDSGSNSTTEDSGSPGTSGTTGSGDTVHEATYTNAYTGNPADLHFNTSGIQNYRWPAGRSVFAPFMKYSFTTNEFILGALSDLTIDGQEVTLTFRDDLAWDNGDEWTTEDLDVQLQLAEKTGSSLWGYLDDYEIVDDKTARLMLSGPTNSRILKFELTNFLVDTKAETHEQFLDKDASEFLRWAWEDPVASGMWSFVNKDRQAFEFERNSEFYNADSVNFDRFMIESFGGNTAQQQALMSADHVDGSPSLFCPPEIVDQFPDHVEQVNIPAKWGYGIVFNHNDEHFGKRNVRQAVAHVINRQSLVENAGPRSKFVTNTPCGIAPKDQEYWLDDMQDSFETYGPESQNTEEATQLLEDAGYSKQGGTWKDDSGNTIGGDYFSPAGWTDWTTMTQTVVSQLNDFGFDFSISTLPTNDWFSQYSDSNFAMGSLYWLPGGSRSSFPYFPLYYQLWESEIGGGHNYREPAQTEQTIPGPDGGEMTITPLDEVEQIAQQPDDESAREYVQRAAWHNHIELPFLGLVSKYEQSWTTDDEWTVASEDNPNRKVKWPQFWWVHEGDLQYNG is encoded by the coding sequence ATGTCAGCCGACGATGGGAGCGACAGATACGACCACGCAGTTAGCCGCCGAAAAATACTATCCGTGGCCGGGGCGTCCGGGCTCGCGGCGCTAGCCGGGTGTAGCAGCGGCGGTGACAGCGGCTCCAATTCAACCACTGAGGACTCCGGAAGTCCCGGGACGTCCGGAACGACCGGGAGCGGTGACACGGTCCACGAGGCCACGTACACCAACGCCTACACCGGCAATCCGGCCGACCTGCACTTCAACACGTCGGGGATTCAGAACTACCGGTGGCCGGCGGGCCGCTCGGTGTTCGCGCCGTTCATGAAGTACTCGTTCACCACCAACGAGTTCATTCTCGGCGCGCTCAGCGACCTGACGATCGATGGGCAGGAGGTCACGCTGACGTTCCGCGACGACCTGGCGTGGGACAACGGCGACGAGTGGACTACCGAGGACCTCGACGTGCAGCTCCAGCTCGCGGAGAAGACGGGAAGTTCGCTGTGGGGATATCTCGACGACTACGAAATCGTCGACGACAAGACCGCGCGGCTCATGCTCTCCGGGCCGACCAATTCGCGGATTCTCAAGTTCGAGCTGACGAACTTCCTCGTGGACACGAAGGCCGAAACCCACGAGCAGTTCCTCGACAAGGATGCCTCCGAGTTCCTGCGGTGGGCGTGGGAGGACCCGGTTGCCAGCGGGATGTGGTCGTTCGTCAACAAGGACCGGCAGGCATTCGAATTCGAACGCAACTCGGAGTTCTACAACGCCGACAGCGTCAACTTCGATCGCTTCATGATCGAGAGCTTCGGCGGGAACACGGCCCAGCAGCAGGCGCTGATGTCCGCCGATCACGTAGACGGCTCTCCGAGCCTCTTCTGCCCGCCGGAAATCGTCGACCAGTTCCCCGACCACGTCGAGCAGGTCAACATTCCGGCCAAATGGGGGTACGGCATCGTCTTCAACCACAACGACGAGCACTTCGGCAAACGGAACGTTCGCCAGGCCGTCGCCCACGTCATCAACCGCCAATCACTCGTCGAGAACGCGGGTCCGCGCTCGAAGTTCGTGACCAATACCCCGTGTGGTATCGCGCCGAAAGACCAGGAGTACTGGCTGGACGACATGCAGGACTCCTTCGAAACGTACGGCCCCGAGTCCCAGAACACGGAGGAAGCCACTCAGCTCCTCGAAGACGCCGGCTACTCCAAGCAGGGCGGGACGTGGAAAGACGACAGCGGCAACACCATCGGCGGCGACTACTTCTCGCCGGCCGGCTGGACTGACTGGACGACGATGACGCAGACGGTGGTCAGTCAGCTCAACGACTTCGGCTTCGACTTCTCGATTAGCACCCTCCCCACGAACGACTGGTTCAGTCAGTACTCGGACAGCAACTTCGCGATGGGGTCGCTGTACTGGCTGCCGGGCGGGTCGCGGTCGTCGTTCCCGTACTTCCCGCTGTACTACCAGCTCTGGGAGTCGGAGATCGGCGGCGGTCACAACTACCGCGAACCAGCCCAGACTGAGCAGACGATTCCGGGGCCCGACGGCGGCGAAATGACGATTACGCCGCTGGACGAGGTCGAGCAGATCGCCCAACAGCCCGACGACGAATCTGCCCGTGAGTACGTCCAGCGGGCGGCGTGGCACAACCACATCGAGTTGCCGTTCCTGGGACTGGTCTCGAAGTACGAGCAGTCGTGGACGACCGACGACGAGTGGACGGTCGCCAGCGAGGACAATCCGAATCGGAAGGTGAAGTGGCCGCAGTTCTGGTGGGTCCACGAGGGCGACCTCCAGTACAACGGCTGA
- a CDS encoding fumarylacetoacetate hydrolase family protein, translated as MRYYRLPSREQGTDSLVVVDGEDDAYNLTTASDDLGSFTELARAANASNRTIDAIARDRIPDADQFEPDRAERDALLPVVPDEVWAAGVTYSISEEARKAESGKPEVYIDVYDSDRPELFLKATPSRTVGPNDAIGVRGDSDWNVPEPELGVVLHREEVVGYTIGNDVSSRDIEGENPLYLPQAKVYDRCCSLGPCVATGDVIEDPHDLGMSLTIERDGEVVFEDETTTAEMATTCETLVKYLRRHNDLPETLVLLTGTALVPPDTFTLNEGDEVTIDIDHIGELVNDTVVV; from the coding sequence ATGCGGTACTACCGACTCCCTAGTAGAGAGCAGGGAACGGACTCGCTCGTCGTCGTCGACGGGGAAGACGACGCCTACAACCTGACGACGGCGTCCGACGACCTCGGTTCGTTCACTGAACTCGCTCGCGCGGCGAACGCCAGCAACCGAACCATCGACGCCATCGCGCGCGACCGGATTCCCGACGCCGACCAGTTCGAACCCGACCGCGCCGAGCGGGACGCGCTCCTCCCGGTCGTCCCCGACGAGGTCTGGGCGGCGGGCGTCACGTACAGCATCAGCGAGGAAGCCCGGAAGGCCGAGAGCGGGAAACCCGAGGTGTACATCGACGTCTACGACAGCGACCGCCCGGAGCTGTTCCTGAAGGCGACACCCTCCCGGACCGTCGGCCCGAACGACGCCATCGGCGTGCGCGGTGACTCCGACTGGAACGTCCCCGAGCCCGAACTCGGCGTCGTCCTGCACCGCGAGGAAGTCGTCGGCTACACCATCGGCAACGACGTGTCCAGCCGGGATATCGAAGGGGAAAACCCACTGTACCTCCCGCAGGCGAAGGTGTACGACCGTTGCTGCTCGCTGGGCCCCTGCGTCGCAACCGGCGACGTCATCGAGGACCCACACGACCTCGGGATGTCGCTGACCATCGAACGCGACGGCGAGGTAGTCTTCGAGGACGAGACCACGACCGCGGAGATGGCGACGACCTGCGAGACGCTCGTGAAGTACCTGCGCCGCCACAACGACCTCCCGGAGACGCTAGTGTTGCTCACCGGTACCGCGCTCGTGCCGCCGGATACGTTCACCCTCAACGAGGGCGACGAGGTCACTATCGACATCGACCACATCGGCGAACTCGTCAACGACACCGTCGTCGTCTGA
- a CDS encoding acyl-CoA dehydrogenase family protein produces MELLSENSVPAEARAIKQQAREFASKEIKPAAPEHFKSGEYPAAVVEAAQNAGFVGQEISQEYGGQGRSLAQVVGTIEEFFRADAGIGLAILGQSFGTGILEEFGTHSQKEEFLRSVATGDATTGMAISEPETGSDLAGVATRARKDGDGWVINGEKYWIGHGVSADWITVYARTEDTDDRHSNHSLFIVPTDIAGYEAEHIPEKMGMRASEQAHITFDGCRIPAEYLVGNRGDGFRMLAKFFNHGRTRVAGQGIGLAAAAIEEAWEFVHDREEFGQSVADFQSVQHDLAEMRTEFESARALLWQAIDRVESGDSSERWASMAKLKATETATDCAETAIQLHGGRGIIDDSRISRVYRDARNPVIYEGVSAIHRDIIYQNF; encoded by the coding sequence ACATTTCAAGTCAGGCGAATATCCCGCTGCCGTCGTCGAGGCAGCGCAAAACGCTGGCTTTGTTGGCCAAGAAATCAGTCAGGAGTACGGCGGTCAAGGCCGGTCTCTTGCACAGGTAGTCGGGACGATCGAAGAGTTCTTCCGGGCCGATGCTGGAATTGGACTTGCTATCCTCGGCCAGAGCTTCGGTACCGGAATTCTTGAGGAATTCGGCACCCACTCGCAAAAAGAAGAATTCCTCAGGTCTGTTGCAACTGGTGACGCGACGACAGGGATGGCGATTTCCGAACCAGAGACAGGAAGCGACCTAGCTGGCGTCGCCACACGCGCTCGGAAAGACGGTGATGGGTGGGTCATCAACGGCGAGAAGTATTGGATCGGTCACGGTGTGTCGGCTGACTGGATCACTGTATATGCTAGAACCGAAGATACGGATGACCGTCACAGCAACCATTCACTGTTCATCGTCCCGACAGATATTGCGGGCTACGAGGCAGAACACATCCCCGAGAAGATGGGAATGCGAGCGTCTGAACAGGCCCATATCACGTTCGACGGCTGCCGAATTCCCGCCGAATATCTCGTCGGGAATCGAGGAGACGGCTTTCGGATGCTTGCGAAGTTTTTCAACCACGGCCGGACGCGTGTTGCGGGGCAAGGTATTGGACTTGCTGCTGCGGCCATCGAGGAGGCTTGGGAGTTCGTCCACGACCGAGAAGAGTTCGGCCAGAGCGTGGCGGACTTCCAGTCGGTACAACACGATCTCGCTGAAATGCGCACGGAGTTTGAAAGCGCACGAGCACTCCTCTGGCAGGCTATCGATCGGGTAGAGAGCGGCGACAGTTCTGAACGATGGGCATCGATGGCGAAGCTGAAAGCGACGGAAACCGCCACCGATTGTGCGGAAACTGCGATTCAACTGCACGGCGGACGTGGGATTATCGACGACAGTCGGATTTCGCGAGTCTATAGGGACGCCCGGAACCCGGTAATCTACGAGGGCGTGAGCGCCATCCATCGAGATATCATCTATCAGAATTTCTAA
- a CDS encoding HEAT repeat domain-containing protein gives MATNSTDPLDGVEPGSVSAGDVDITEVRAALDSTSPLVRQRGIDVCESLAEDDVDAVRPLLDNIAALPDDSNAAIGLSAISVLDAVATADPEALDGRLDALVAATGSTIVDVQLTAAMVLGKLVVERPDLVAPHARAIAEGVHATEPADEPTDVSEFVDHPGTRETIAEHEREERERRVSARQTLVNVVVAVTEETPGSALDAVEALAALLDDVDASVVSPAIDALGEVAVADQTAVAPVSDQLRDCLDHDNPSVRARAIGAIGRLGDVSAVPKLRTLADTDENEDVQELAAETADFLTDA, from the coding sequence ATGGCTACGAACTCGACAGACCCGCTCGACGGAGTCGAACCCGGCTCGGTCTCGGCCGGCGACGTCGATATCACGGAGGTGCGGGCGGCGCTGGACTCTACGAGCCCGCTGGTCCGCCAGCGCGGCATCGACGTCTGCGAATCGCTCGCCGAGGACGACGTCGACGCCGTGCGTCCGTTGCTCGACAATATCGCGGCGCTGCCCGACGACAGCAACGCCGCGATTGGGTTGAGCGCCATCTCAGTGCTCGACGCCGTCGCGACCGCCGACCCGGAAGCGCTCGACGGCCGTCTCGACGCACTCGTCGCCGCCACCGGCAGCACCATCGTCGACGTCCAGTTGACCGCTGCGATGGTTCTCGGCAAGCTCGTCGTCGAACGCCCCGACCTCGTCGCCCCGCACGCGCGAGCTATCGCCGAGGGCGTTCACGCTACCGAACCCGCCGACGAACCGACGGACGTCAGCGAGTTCGTCGACCACCCCGGGACCCGGGAGACGATTGCCGAACACGAGCGCGAGGAGCGCGAACGTCGGGTCTCCGCGCGCCAGACGCTCGTCAACGTCGTCGTCGCCGTCACGGAGGAAACGCCGGGGTCGGCGCTCGACGCGGTCGAAGCGCTCGCGGCGCTGCTGGACGACGTCGACGCGAGTGTCGTCAGTCCCGCCATCGACGCACTCGGAGAGGTGGCCGTCGCGGACCAGACGGCTGTCGCGCCCGTCAGCGACCAGTTGCGGGACTGTCTCGACCACGACAATCCCTCCGTGCGTGCACGAGCAATCGGTGCGATTGGCCGTCTCGGCGACGTGAGCGCCGTGCCGAAACTCCGCACGCTTGCAGACACAGACGAAAACGAGGACGTCCAGGAGCTCGCAGCCGAGACGGCGGACTTCCTCACCGACGCCTAG